GAGCGATCATTATCGCTCTTATATTACTTGGCAGATATTTGGAGGAAAAAGCAAAGGCCGGAACTTCCGATGCGATTAAGAAACTTATCGGAATGCAGGCGAAGCAAGCACTTCTACTCAGAGATGGAAATGAAGTCTTGGTCGATATTCGTGACGTAAAAGAAGGAGATATTATCATTGTAAAACCCGGTGAGAAAATCCCTGTTGATGGAGTCGTCGTTGAAGGACATTCTAGCGTGGATGAATCTATGCTTACGGGTGAGAGTATGCCGGTTTCAAAAAAAGATGGTGACAAAGTATATGGCGCAACTATGAATAAAACAGGATCATTTAATTTCAAAGCGCTCAAAGTCGGCAAAGATACGATACTTGCGCAAATCATAAAAATGGTTGAAGAGGCTCAAGGGTCGAAGGCTCCAATTCAAAGATTAGCGGATTATATTTCTTCTATATTTGTGCCCATAGTTATATTGATTGCGATTATTACATTTATAGTTTGGATGATTGTCGGGCAGTCTCCTGCATTTAATTTTGCTCTCGTGAATTTTGTAGCGGTACTTATAATCGCATGCCCGTGCGCTCTTGGACTCGCAACTCCGACAGCAATTATGGTTGGGACAGGGCTCGGTGCCGAGAACGGAATACTTATAAAAAACGCAGAGAGTCTCGAAATTCTTCATAAAGTTACTTCAATTGTATTTGATAAAACAGGGACTTTGACAGAAGGTAAACCTGTCGTGACTTCAGTTGTTCCGGCAAATGGGATGTCAAAAAACAACTTACTCGAAGTCGCATACGGGCTTGAGCAAAAATCAGAACATTCACTTGCACTCGCAATAATTGAAGAAGCAAAAAAAGAAAAGCTAAAGCCAAAAAACATTGCGGGATTCAATGCGATCGAAGGTAAAGGTATAACCGCCTCTATAGATGGCAAAACTTTTTACCTCGGATCTCGACGTCTTATGGAAGAACAAAAAGTGGACTCTTCGTCTCTCAGCGCTGAAATAGAAAAACTTGAAAATGAAGGGAATACTGTAATACATGTTGCGCAAGGTACTACATATATCGGTATGATCGCTATTGCGGATACTTTGAAAGAAAGCTCTGTCGATGTAATTAAAGCTCTTCACAAGCTCGGTCTGGAGGTTGCTATGCTTACCGGAGATAACAAAAAAACTGCAGAAGCGATAGCGAGAAAAGCAGGAATAGATCGAGTATTTGCAGAGGTACTACCTGGGGACAAAGTAAACAAAATCAAAGATCTACAAGCTGAAGGGAAGATGGTTGCAATGGTTGGAGATGGAATAAATGATGCGCCATCTCTTGCGCAGGCGCATGTCGGTATCGCCATGGGAACCGGTACAGATGTTGCAATCGAATCCGCCGGAGTCACACTCCTTGGGGGAGATATAAGCAAAGTTCTAGTCGCTATTCAGCTTTCCAAAACAACTATGCGCACTATCAAACAAAATCTTTTCTGGGCATTTATCTACAATGGACTCGGAATACCTATCGCCGCAGGAGTGCTCTATCCATTTTTCGAAATCCTGCTCTCCCCTATTCTCGCCTCAGCCGCAATGGCCTTCTCAAGCATCAGCGTTGTCAGCAATTCATTAAGACTCAAGAAAACTAAATTTATTAAGTAAAACACTCATATGAAAAAATATATAATCAGTTTTCTCGCTCTTACAATTCTCTTAATCTTATCAAGTTGCGGATCAGAACAGCCGTCAGAAGTTAAAAACATTCCTGAGAAAACAGAACCCCCAATTGTAAAAGAAAACATTGAGCCGGTACAAAGCCTAACGGATACAAAAGAAGGAGTCGAAACTACTATCACAAACATACGTACCGATGGGACAAATATGGCTTTGGATGTAACATTTAGCAATCATGTCTACGATATAACTTCTATGGATGTTATTGGGCTCTCAAGTCTGAATGGCGTTTCACCTACCGATTACATTATTGGAGATACACAAATGGGAGGACATCATGTTGAAGCTGAAATACGCTTCCCCGCAGAGGCAAAGGGTAAACTGGTTCTCGGCCTAAATGAAGAAATTACATTTACTTTCGAACTTTAAATATTTCTATATATGGCACACACTAAATCATCAATCTTATGGGGAATCGCAGGCAGTATCGGTATTGCCATCATATTTTATTTGCTACAAGTACTTGGAATGCAGGACTGGATGGCACCGATAGATTTCAGTATAGACAAATGGTACTTCATCGCACCACTCGTCATAGGATTTGGAATTCAGATGGGGCTTTTCCGCGCAATACATCTCAAATCCGGCAAAGGCAAAGGAGTCATCGCTGCCTCAGGCGGAGTATCTTCAGGAGCCATGCTCGCATGTTGCATGCATAATCTAGTACTATTCCTCCCTATCCTAGGCCTCAGCGGAGCTGCTGTATTTTTCGCCACATACCAGAACTATGTATTTGGCATCAGCATACTGTTTGTACTGGGCGGAATTGCATATATGTGGAAACAATACAAAAAATTGCATAGTTGTTGTGAAAAATAATCTTTTCTAGATCGAAAATAATTCTTAACCATTAATATTATGGTAAAAAACTTTTCAAAAGTAGGCTGGACTGTAAGTCTTTTCTTCGCGGCTCTGTACTTGATCTGTATCGCTTGGGGATTTCTTTTTATCAATGACCCTGAACTTATGACCTTGCACGGACAACTTTTAGCCCTCGCTTATCCGGGATTTGTATGGATATCTGCAGGTAGCTTCTTCCTCGGACTTGTCCTAAGTGTAGTATATGGATGGGTCGGAGCCGGACTATATGTCTTACTTCACAATATGACTTGTTGTAATGGCGAAAAAAGTGGATGTTGTAAATAATCACACATGGCAAAAATTCTTTCGGCAAAAATCCGGGGCTTAATCGGTTTTTTCGGGATCAATTTTTTATTGCATCTGATTTGGGAGAATGCACAAGCCCCTTTGTTCGTAGGGCATGAATCTTTTTGGCAACATTTCCCTCCTTGTTTCTTTGCCACGGCAACGGGAGATATGATTTTTACGTTAATAATTTATATTGTTCTCGCACTTATAAACAAAAATTTCTGGTGGATTTTCTCGAAAAAGGCATACAAAAATCCATACACATGGATAGCTGCGATTGCTGTAGGAATTTTGCTTGCCGTTTTATTTGAGCTCTGGGCTGTGTATATAGATTTTCGCTGGATATATGGAGCTATGCCGATTATTCCTATTATACATGTTGGACTAACCCCTGTACTACAGATGGTTTTTATCCCAATTCTTTCTATAAAGATTTTTGAGATGAAGCTATTGCGCATATCGAAGTAGCATTCCCGCACCTTAAGTCCGCATGCCGAAACTTCGCCTTATCCCCCCACTTTTTTGAAATCAAAATGGCTTGTTTGAGCCACGAAGTGAGCCAAAAAGTCTGCCCGGGCAGACTTTGGCATGGCGTGACGGAGGCCTCCGGTTCGCATGCTTAAAAATGTTGGGGTCATGCGCGCAGATGAAAATCAAGCTTGACGGCGTGATGCATGATGCATGATGCGTGATGCATAAAACTTGAAGCGTAAAATGGAGGTACAATTTAACAAGGAAATATTGAAACGGCTTACACAAGCCCAGTTCGACCACTTTTTCCCCGGGGAAAATTTTGTAGCGGAGGCGGATAGGAAAGTCGAGGATTGTTGTAAAAGGGTGGAGCATGGTGAGAAAGTCGTACGGGAAAGCGTACAAAAAGTGTGCACGTGCCGCCGGATTAAATTGGATAAATTTAGATAAATATGCTACGATACAGCTAAGTATTATTTAGGTTTTTTATATGAGGTGTAGAGATTCATTCAAAGTTTCGATTATCGGATGTGGGAATGTTGGTGCAACTATGGCGTACGCTATGCTGCTCGATGGAACTCCCACGGATCTGACTTTGATTGATATAAACCCGGATAAGGCGCACGGTGTATTACTGGATTTGGAGCATTCGCTCTCGTTCACTCCATATACCAAACTCGAATCTTCAGGTGATATGAAGGCCTGCAAAGGTTCTTCACTTATAGTGATTACGGCGGGAGCTCGGCAAAAAGAAGGTGAAACTAGACTTGATCTAATTGCAAAAAATCGGTCGATTTTTCAAAATATTATTCCAAAAATTGCCGCATCTGCACCGAATGCGATATTGTTAATCGTTTCAAATCCCGTGGATGTGCTGACGTATGAGGCTATTAAACTATCAGGATTCCCAAAGGAACGCGTGATTGGATCAGGTACCCTACTCGACACAGCACGATTGCAATTTCATATTTCAGAGAAACTTAAAATCAATCCGCGAAATATAGATTCGTATGTACTCGGCGAACATGGCGATACTTCTTTCCCTGCATTTTCATGTGCTGATGTTGGTGGCCGACCTTTGAAAGATATAAAAGGATTTACAAAAAAAGTTGCAGATCAATGTTACAAAGACACGAAGGAAGCTGCATACAGAATAATCCATGACCAAGGATACACTTGTTACTCTATCTCAACTGCAGTACTGCAAATCATGAAGGCTATATTTGAAAACAGCCATGAGGTATTCCCACTCTCAACTTTGCTCGAAGGATATTACGGGCACAAAGATGTGTGCTTGAGTGTACCATGCGTGCTTGGGCGCAATGGTATCGAAAGACAAATCGTAATCCCATTGGATGCCAAAGAGAAAAAACTACTCAAGAAATCTGTGGATACCTTGAAAGGTTATTTGAAGAAATAGTATTCTATTGAAAAATACATTTGACATTCAGGAAAGCATATTGTATACTTATGTGAAGACTAAGAAAAAAGAAGAAAGTTTTCACCCTGATCATTTACAAAAAGAATCGAAATCTCCGGAAGAATTTGGGGGTTTAAGTAACTATTTGGTTTGATCTTTTCTACTTTAATCAGTATAGAAGGTTGCACCTCTATAATCGGTTGCTTGCCTCCAAATTCTTCCTGAGCTTTCTTTCCGCCGTATAAGAACTGTACTTATAAGTTTCCCAAAATTTATTTGTTCACTTCGTTCTCTGTATAACGGGTCTAAGTGTTATATAGTAAGAGTGAAGCACAGGTGTGTTGCTCACAGTGATGCGAGTTTCACCGAAGTAATATATGAAAGTATATTATCATGACATTCTAATAAAATGTGTCTGCGTTCGGATCGGTGGGGGAAAGTCTCAGGAATTTTTTTATGCATTCTTTTATTTCGTTGATCGTAAAAATAAAATTTAAAGTAAAGAATGCCAACCCCATAATCTGACCTGTAAGATCAGTTGAAAAATATGTTTCGTATGCTGAACCAACTGTTAGAAAACTACCACCTGCCATCATCAAAATTCTAAAGATTTTCTGTAAGTTCTGTTCGCTACCAATACTAAATCCTATCGCAAGCAAAGTTAGCCCAAGGGGAGCGCAGATTTGCCACCAGCCAATATTATAGTCAACATGATAGAGCATGACATACCCCCCTATCACAAGGGCGATTATTACAAATAACAATTCAGCTTTTATTTTTGTAAAAAACTTTTCACAAAAACTAGATCGACTTTCAAGGAAAGGTCGAAGCGCTGTAAGCACGGTCGCAATTTCCGGATAAAGAAATCTCGGATTCATCGCCATAAGTGCCGTCAAAGCCATCGCGGTATTTCCTATTAGAATCCTCTTTGATGCTTTTTTGATAAGCGTGTTTTTACCTTTGGCTAACTTAACCTTTCCGTAAATATTACTACCCCACATAATTAATATGATCCCAATCGTCCCAAATACGAGTGTGATTATGGGTTGATAAAATTCTCTTAAAAAATTCATAAAAAAAATTGTCTTAGGATTTTAAAATATTTTTAAGTTCGTTTGCTAGAGTCTTGGCGGTTTTTTTTTATTACTTAACTATACTACCATGAAAAATACCAAAACAACTATAGGAGTCATGCTCGGCTCGCTAACGCTCGCCGCCTGCGCCCCGCAATCTTCCACAAGCTATACAGACACCCGCTGCCTTGACCGCAACCTCGATGACGTCATCGACATAGTAGACGCAGCTGATAATCCTGAATGCGAATTTGACTATGATGAAGATGGATTCAAAGTCTACTGCCCCTCTTCTGCAATCCAAGGCTCATTTCGCTCTGATTTCTATACCGTCTTCCACGACGAAAATAACAGCCTCGACTTTATGGGCGGCTCCGCCGCCCTCCGCTGCGACCACCACCAATACGAAATCACTGACCCGGACGCTCTCGACTCTCTTCATGAACGCCTCCGAATGAGATTCAGCTTTTTGCCGATTCCGGATTAGACTCATATATGATTAAATCAAACTTTTTTTATAATTGGCTTTCTCACATAGATATGCCAAAATACATATGAATAATTCAAATACCATGGAAACTACAAAAATAGCATTATTTAAAGGTAAAAAAATTAGAAAAACACTATTCCAAAACGAATGGTGGTTTTCAGTTGTAGATGTCGTTGCGGCATTAACGAACAGTTTAAATCCTCGAGATTACTGGTATAGAATGAAAATTCGAGTAAAGGATGAAGATGGATTCGAACTGTCGACAATTTGTCGACAGTTGAAATTACAAGCAGAAGACGGCAAAATGCGAGAAACCGATTGTGCTGATACAGAAGGGGTTTTTCGCATTATTCAATCTATTCCATCCAAAAAAGCCGAGCCATTTAAGCGTTGGCTGGCAAAAGTAGGATTTGAACGAGTACAAGAAATAGAAAATCCCGAACTAGCAACAAAACGCACAAGAATGCTTTATAAGCTAAAAGGGTATCCTGACGATTGGATTGAGAAAAGAATGCGCGGAATTGCGATTCGCGAAGAATTAACAGATGAATGGCAAAACCGTGGAGTCATAGAACAAAAAGATTATGAGATCCTAACGGCTGATATCTCTAAAGCAACTTTTGGAATTACTCCAAACGAATATAAAAATATAAAAGGATTAAAACGAGAAAATTTGCGGGATCACATGGATGATTTCGAACTGATTTTCACAATGCTTGGCGAACGATCGACCACAGAAATTCATAAAACTGAAAACTCCAAAGGCATGCCAAAACTCAAACATGATGCAAAAAGAGGCGGGAGAATCGCCGGTATTGCAAAAGAACAACTAGAGAAGGAAATCGGGCGCCCTATTGTTTCCAAAAAGAATTTTTTACCAGATAAACAAGTAAAGAAAAAACTCAAATAATTCAAATATGATAAAAATCGTTGAATATCAGGGAGAGAAAGAAATTCTTGTTAAGTTTATGGAGGACTTACAAGATTATTTGGTTCAGATTGATCCATTGAAAAGAAGGAGACGACTACCACAATATGGTCGCTGGAGTTATCGAAAAATATACGAAAAATGATGAAATAGAGTGTATTCCTACAAAACAAGCAAGAGTTATTGAATTAATTGTAAATGAAAAACACCGTGGGAAAAACATAGGCAAACTACTTATGGATAAAGCTGAAAAATATTTCCAATCACAAAAATGTGATGTTATTTTCGTTGATGTGTTTGAACCAAATGTAAAAGCACATGATTTTTACAAGAAATCCGGATACCAAAACAGATTAATAACTATGATTAAGAAACTCCCGTAACGAATGATTTTGATGAGAAAACAATAGGATTAAAAATGGGGATGGCTCACCTGAGCCACTAAACGACCCTAAATCTGTGCACGTGCACAAATCTTATGTATGACGCGAGATTATAATAAGTCAAGGCGTATTGACTACCGTGGCGATTATGTGTTATAGTATTCTTGTTATAAACAAACTATTTATGGCTACAGCAGAGAACACATTGAATGAATTAACAAGGGTCGTTGCCAGTATTCCAGCACCTGCTCGAACAAAGGTTTTGTCGGAGTTGGCTCGAGATACCGAACTAAATCCTCAAGGTGTAACGGCTGACGAAATAAATAAACGACTTCTTACAATTGATACAGGTCCTGTTGCAGATATTATTGGAGAAACAAGACTAGAAGCACTTTTACAATTAGCAAAAGAGACTGACTTAGGAGGGGCCAGAGGAGCATGGAACGCAGAGCCCAATCCAAGCAGTGAGTTAGGACGACTGGTAATAGAATTACAATCGACGGCAAAAAAAGTGTTTGCGGCTTTGGCACAACTCTAATATAAAGGTTAAAATCATAACTAAGTTGGAAGTCTATAATCCGTCTGCTCAAGCTCACGCCTAATTGCTTCAACAGCAGTTGCTTACTCACACAACTCGCTTTTATTTTTTATGAAACATAAACAGCTTGCCCACAACCACAAAAAAATGTACAAAAAAGAAGAACTTTATTAAAATACTTCGCCTAAAAGCGAGTTAGCCGAAATTTTCAAAAAATCCCCTCTTTAATAATGCAAGGAATGGGCTATACTCAACTAAGACAATAACTTTATAAAGAAGCTACTAAACATAAAACTATGGGCGAAAAAACTTTCACAATCCACTTTATTATCACCGGCGGAACCATTGATTCTCATTATGACGGCAGTAAGGACACGGCTGTCCCCAATATAGAATCAGTCATTCCGTCTTTCATCGAAAGTCTTAAACTTTATCACGATGCTGAATTTACAACTATTTGTATGAAGGACAGCCGTGAACTCAAGCGTGATGATTTAGAAAACGTGCTCAAAACTATTGAAGAAAGTCCGCATAATAAAATTATCGTTACTCATGGAACTTACACAATGCCAGATACCGCACGTTTTCTAAAAGCCAATCTGAAACGAGACGATCAAACCATTGTCCTTACTGCCTCGGCAATTCCAATTCAAGGTTTTGCGCCGTCTGATGGACCTTTCAATCTTGGTTACGCCGTTGCTAAACTGGAAGAACTTGAACTGGGCGTTTATGTCGCCATTAACGGGAAAGTTTTTTCGCCCGAAGAAGTAATGAAAGTTATGAGTGAAGCAAGATTTGCTTCAATATTCAACAAGTAGCTTCTTTATAATTTGAAATTTTGCGCTTGACATAAATACGCAATGCCTCATTATAGTCGACCTTAATCATTACAACATGCAAGAAGAAATACGCACAAATGATCTCATTGACCAAGAACTAGATAAAGTAACAGCTGGTGATAATTGGCACCGAAAGCAAACGCTTATCGACAGAGGTATTTATGGCAGCGCCTTAAAACAAGTTTGCGACATACCATACAATCAGCTTACACAACCAGCTACAGTGTATTCGCGCATTGCTACTCAAGACGTTGCAACGGTAAGAGTCGTTGTAAGCAAAGTAGTACAAGAAGCGTTTGCTAGCTTGCAATAAGAGCGCAAAATTTCAAATTCAACAAAGTACGCCCATTCCTTTCTTAAAATTAAGGAGGATTTTTTGAAAACATCGGCTAACACAGAATATGCGGTTTCGCTCCTTGCAGTCACTACACCCATATTTGCTGGTGATGACTCACTTCGTTCGCTATTATATCACCAGCAAACATCGCATATTCTGGAACGTTAGGTGTTTTTCACGGTGTAGAGAATGAAGACATTGAAGATGTGCATTCATGAACATTCGAAACTTCACTGATGGGCAAGTACAATTCAAAATGTATGGGCAAAATGGTAGTCCTGTCGTTGTAATGGAAGGTCAAGACATGAATGGTAAATTTATATGGGACCATCTGATTGATCCTTATAATGGACAGCCTCGCATGAGAACTTCTTAAATTAAGATCCATTTCGATCAACAAAACTTTGCCAAAAACTCCTATCTTTATGACCTGCATTTTCAGGGTCTGCAAGCTTTTCACGGAAAATAGTTAATAATTCTTCAACTGACTTTCCATCCAATGGGTATTCTGGCAATGGTTTTTCTTCAGATATCAAACTGACAGATAACAAGTAATGTCCGAATATTCTAAAATAGCTGTAGAAGAAGTGCCGTGCTGTTCCATTTCTTTATGGGCACTAGCCAATACAGATGCAAGAAAGGCTTCAACATCAGACAATGTCCCGGCTTTAAGTGTTTGTATAGCTTCTATCATTGTACTTAGAATTAATTAATACAGAACAATCGCTAGTACTAGTCCATCTTTTGGAGATTGTAACGTCCTTGGTCGTCGATGGCGTTTAGTTTTACTTTGATCATGTCGCCGAGTTTGACTACGTCTTCAACTCGCTCTACGCGGTCTTTTGAGAGTTTTGAGATGTGAACTAGTCCATCAAGTCCAGGTAGGATTTGTACGAATGCTCCAAAGTCCATGATGCGGACAACTTTACCTTCGAATTCGTCTCCGACTTTTGGTTTGTAAGTGATTTGTTCGATCTTTTTCTTCACTGCGGCTCCGCTTACTTGATCCGGAGACGTGATTACTACTGTACCGTCATCGTTTATATTGATATCAACATTGAATTCTTTTGTCATACCTTGGATAGTTTCTCCACCCTTACCGATAACTTTACCGATATCATCCGGGTCGATTTGCATTGATATGATAAGTGGTGCGTATTTGTTAAGTTCCGGTCTTGGAGCGGCGATTGATTTTTCCATTTCGCCCCAGATGTATGCTTGACCTGTCTTTGCTTGTTCCAGTGCTTCCTTAAGAAGCGACATCTTGAGTCCTTTTACTTTTGTATCAAGTTGAAGAGCTGTGATCCCGTGACCTGTACCTGCAACTTTGAAATCCATATCTCCGAGGAAATCTTCCTGCGCCTGGATGTCAGATAAAACTTTGTATACTCCTGTTTCTTCGTTGATTATAAGTCCCATTGCAATACCAACAACCGGAGCCTTGATAGGCACACCGGCATCCATAAGTGCAAGAGTTGAACCACAAACTGCAGCCATTGAGCTTGATCCATTACAAGTTAAAGTCTCTGAAACAAGTAACATTGTGTATGGGAAGTCTTCTTTTGCCGGAAGAACCGGGGCAAGTGCTCGCTCTGCGAGCATACCATGTCCGATTTCACGACGTCCTGCTGAACGAAGTGGGTATGCTTCTCCAACTGAGAATGGTGCGAATGTGTAGTAATGGATGTATGATTTTTCAGTTTCGAAATCCATTTCATCAATTGTCTGTGCATCAGATGGGCCACCAAGGGTTGCTATTGTAAGTGCTTGAGTTGCTCCACGATTGAAAAGTCCTGATCCATGTGCACGAGGAAGTAGTCCAACCTCTGCAGAAACTGTACGTACGTCAATAAGTCCACGTCCGTCTAAACGACGTCCCGTAGCTAGTATTTCTTTTCGCATTTCTGATTTTATCACGTAATCGATAGCCTCTTTTATGTCTCCTTTTGACCAAGGCGCATCGGCTCGCTCCATATTTGAAGTGAATTTTTCTAGAATAGTATCTTGAATCGCCTCTTTTGCATGTGCGAATTCTTTTTTACCTGCTACATATAAAGTTTGTATCATATCTGCGCTAATAACACCTGTGACTTCTGACTTGATATCTTCCGGTATTTCGTATGAAGTAAATTTACATGGAGTTACTTCTCCATACTGCGCCATGAATTCTTTTTGAATTTCACAAAGTGCTTTAATATGAGTATGTGCAAATTCCAAACCTGCAAGCATATCATCTGAAGAAACTTGCTTCGCTCCCGATTCAACCATAGTTATTGAGTCAGGCGTACCAGCAACGATAATTTCAAAATCACCTTCTTCTACTTCTGCATAAGTTGGGTTTAGGATTAAATTTCCGTTGATTCGCCCTACTCTAACTCCGCTGACCGGCCCTTCGAATGGCATACCTCCCATCATAAATCCCAGAGATACTCCAGTCATAGACAAAGGCCCCATGTTACAAGATGAATCAGTTGAAAGCATTGTTATGATAACTTGAACTGAATTTCTCATTCCTTTTGGAAACATTGGTCTCATAGGTCTATCGATAAGACGAGAAGTTAGGATCGCACTCTCAGGTGGACGCCCTTCACGTTTGATAAATCTAGATCCTTTGATTTTACCTGATGCGTAAAATTTGTCTTGGAAATCTACAGAAAGTGGGAAGAAATCCGCACCATCTCTCGCTTCTCCAATAGTTGTAGTAACGAGACACATCATGTCTCCATGAGTAATAGTTACAGATCCACTTGCCATATTAGCAAGTTTCCCTGTTTCTAAAATAAGGGGTTTTCCAGCGAATTCCCTTTCGAGCCGTACATGTTTTTTTGCCATGTTTTATGTGGGTTATCTTAACCCCTTTGACGACCGAACGCTGAGTAATAAATTTTAATTGAGAAGCTTTTACTTCTAAACTAGAACTTACTACTTAGCTTTTCGAAATCTATCTTGAGGGCTAGTTAATTATTTTTAATTTATTTTCGGAGACCCAGGTCTTTGATCACTTTTTCGTAATCATCCGCCTTTCTATTCTTCAAGTAATCAAGATGTTTTCTTCTCTTTCCTACCATTGCAAGAAGTCCTTTTCTTGAATGATTGTCTTTAGGATGACCCTTCAAGTGTGACTGTAGAGAGTCAATACGACTAGTTAAGATCGCAATCTGTACTTGAGCCGATCCAGTGTCCTTTGCATGAACTGCAAAAGTCTCTATGATCTTTTTCTTCTCTTGTATGATTACCGGCTTTTTCACTTCTTTTACTGCCGGAGCATCTTTTGCCACTTTTTCAGAAGCCTTAACATACACTTTCT
This portion of the Candidatus Peregrinibacteria bacterium genome encodes:
- a CDS encoding heavy metal translocating P-type ATPase; the protein is MKKTYFVTGMSCASCAGKIEKALSTIDGITSAVVNFAANKATIEFTDAEVSFEILQNAVKEVGNYELEQEAQIGGQKIQKVEFQVLGMGSDHCAGVVKKGLLDTTGVVSAITNFANQKAEVEFDSSVVNPVALKKVIDDLGYEGIIKDKEAHDTHQEAMKEHLRKLKNRMIFAIVFAIPPLGMAMAHFIPSLNEAIDKIIPMRVNLIMQFLFATPVIFWSGSGFFKGAFAALKHKTTDMNTLIAVGTGSAWIVSTFATFYPKFFTDSGMEPEVYFEVGAIIIALILLGRYLEEKAKAGTSDAIKKLIGMQAKQALLLRDGNEVLVDIRDVKEGDIIIVKPGEKIPVDGVVVEGHSSVDESMLTGESMPVSKKDGDKVYGATMNKTGSFNFKALKVGKDTILAQIIKMVEEAQGSKAPIQRLADYISSIFVPIVILIAIITFIVWMIVGQSPAFNFALVNFVAVLIIACPCALGLATPTAIMVGTGLGAENGILIKNAESLEILHKVTSIVFDKTGTLTEGKPVVTSVVPANGMSKNNLLEVAYGLEQKSEHSLALAIIEEAKKEKLKPKNIAGFNAIEGKGITASIDGKTFYLGSRRLMEEQKVDSSSLSAEIEKLENEGNTVIHVAQGTTYIGMIAIADTLKESSVDVIKALHKLGLEVAMLTGDNKKTAEAIARKAGIDRVFAEVLPGDKVNKIKDLQAEGKMVAMVGDGINDAPSLAQAHVGIAMGTGTDVAIESAGVTLLGGDISKVLVAIQLSKTTMRTIKQNLFWAFIYNGLGIPIAAGVLYPFFEILLSPILASAAMAFSSISVVSNSLRLKKTKFIK
- a CDS encoding L-lactate dehydrogenase, whose product is MRCRDSFKVSIIGCGNVGATMAYAMLLDGTPTDLTLIDINPDKAHGVLLDLEHSLSFTPYTKLESSGDMKACKGSSLIVITAGARQKEGETRLDLIAKNRSIFQNIIPKIAASAPNAILLIVSNPVDVLTYEAIKLSGFPKERVIGSGTLLDTARLQFHISEKLKINPRNIDSYVLGEHGDTSFPAFSCADVGGRPLKDIKGFTKKVADQCYKDTKEAAYRIIHDQGYTCYSISTAVLQIMKAIFENSHEVFPLSTLLEGYYGHKDVCLSVPCVLGRNGIERQIVIPLDAKEKKLLKKSVDTLKGYLKK
- a CDS encoding Bro-N domain-containing protein, translating into METTKIALFKGKKIRKTLFQNEWWFSVVDVVAALTNSLNPRDYWYRMKIRVKDEDGFELSTICRQLKLQAEDGKMRETDCADTEGVFRIIQSIPSKKAEPFKRWLAKVGFERVQEIENPELATKRTRMLYKLKGYPDDWIEKRMRGIAIREELTDEWQNRGVIEQKDYEILTADISKATFGITPNEYKNIKGLKRENLRDHMDDFELIFTMLGERSTTEIHKTENSKGMPKLKHDAKRGGRIAGIAKEQLEKEIGRPIVSKKNFLPDKQVKKKLK
- a CDS encoding GNAT family N-acetyltransferase; its protein translation is MVAGVIEKYTKNDEIECIPTKQARVIELIVNEKHRGKNIGKLLMDKAEKYFQSQKCDVIFVDVFEPNVKAHDFYKKSGYQNRLITMIKKLP
- a CDS encoding asparaginase domain-containing protein, giving the protein MGEKTFTIHFIITGGTIDSHYDGSKDTAVPNIESVIPSFIESLKLYHDAEFTTICMKDSRELKRDDLENVLKTIEESPHNKIIVTHGTYTMPDTARFLKANLKRDDQTIVLTASAIPIQGFAPSDGPFNLGYAVAKLEELELGVYVAINGKVFSPEEVMKVMSEARFASIFNK
- a CDS encoding polyribonucleotide nucleotidyltransferase, which codes for MAKKHVRLEREFAGKPLILETGKLANMASGSVTITHGDMMCLVTTTIGEARDGADFFPLSVDFQDKFYASGKIKGSRFIKREGRPPESAILTSRLIDRPMRPMFPKGMRNSVQVIITMLSTDSSCNMGPLSMTGVSLGFMMGGMPFEGPVSGVRVGRINGNLILNPTYAEVEEGDFEIIVAGTPDSITMVESGAKQVSSDDMLAGLEFAHTHIKALCEIQKEFMAQYGEVTPCKFTSYEIPEDIKSEVTGVISADMIQTLYVAGKKEFAHAKEAIQDTILEKFTSNMERADAPWSKGDIKEAIDYVIKSEMRKEILATGRRLDGRGLIDVRTVSAEVGLLPRAHGSGLFNRGATQALTIATLGGPSDAQTIDEMDFETEKSYIHYYTFAPFSVGEAYPLRSAGRREIGHGMLAERALAPVLPAKEDFPYTMLLVSETLTCNGSSSMAAVCGSTLALMDAGVPIKAPVVGIAMGLIINEETGVYKVLSDIQAQEDFLGDMDFKVAGTGHGITALQLDTKVKGLKMSLLKEALEQAKTGQAYIWGEMEKSIAAPRPELNKYAPLIISMQIDPDDIGKVIGKGGETIQGMTKEFNVDININDDGTVVITSPDQVSGAAVKKKIEQITYKPKVGDEFEGKVVRIMDFGAFVQILPGLDGLVHISKLSKDRVERVEDVVKLGDMIKVKLNAIDDQGRYNLQKMD
- the rpsO gene encoding 30S ribosomal protein S15, producing the protein MIQEKKKIIETFAVHAKDTGSAQVQIAILTSRIDSLQSHLKGHPKDNHSRKGLLAMVGKRRKHLDYLKNRKADDYEKVIKDLGLRK